The Desulfonatronovibrio magnus genome includes a region encoding these proteins:
- a CDS encoding PAS domain S-box protein: MVTEHIYKELFELSPDGVVLIDPETSLPIEFNKAAHENLGYTRDEFFRLRISDYEAKESSEEVQKHIQKIIKTGIDNFETLHRTKTGELRSFLVTVKRVEFQEKMVFLCYFRDITETKQAQKQAVEFYERLEKIASQVPGVVYQYKVDADGKGSFPYASAGMKVVYGVDPEQVREDASAVMEVIDPRDTQGVVDSIQESAGTLKPWKTEYRVTHKDGTRKWLMGSAIPQRDEHGSTLWHGFIADISEQKKVQEELEIKTAELEGFFNVSLDLLCIADMQGKFHKLNKSWEEVLGYDLDEIRQKNFMDFIHPEDKKKTIQQMALLKENKNVINFVNRFRKKDGTYCYIEWRSHPQGNLIYAAARDITERIETEEALRIKEQRFRDISQAAGEYIWETNVDGIYVFVTERASQVLKRPVDEIIGSSPFDFIPEEDSQNVMNFFLDKAEKGESFSGLEHRSMLPDGSFIWQRVTGVPVFDSEGLLIGYRGAAMDITLEKEARLSLLENEQKFRGLFEMSPVGIGLNDFATGQWFDFNQSLLESTGYTKEEFRELSYWDLTPREYEQQEAKQLESLEKTGYFGPYEKEYIRKDGQRYPVLLNGMLITDKSGKKMIWCIIQDITERKEFEEAILRKEKEIRSMTQASLDALIVIDSKGRVTFWNKAAHNLFGYSEEEAIGKDIHDLVALEADRIKAQQGIREFAGSGLGKVVDNIMEFQARTRQGKIIDVERSVASFELDGEWHAVGSVRDISDRIRARVAMEQARTAAEDANRAKSDFLANMSHEIRTPMNAIIGLSQLALNTELSPKQRDYLEKIETSSRMLLGVINDVLDFSKIEAGRLELEHHEFDLESLLDQVAVLFINSTESKGLELFFRVHPDVPRVVVGDSLRIKQVLTNLMSNAVKFTHEGQIEIKVNLVSRDNEQAILRFAVCDTGIGISSEEQQKLFKAFSQADTSTTRKYGGTGLGLIISQRLVEIMGGNIEVKSEPGQGSVFSFNALFRVGKEVEDRFDSCSLDECRALIVDKNETSQIILREILESWNFSTKAAADGRQALKLVSDALSQGRVFDVILVDMNIQGISGPETIRLIRDKELSWGVRPQVCMLLAPSGRKEEAESYLSLNRIDNVLLKPFTSSTLFDAIMSARGEVKDAQKPSTIFFPDYYLQGLSILVVEDNEINQQVAREILEQAGISVQVAENGKVAVDAVDDHNFDIVLMDIQMPEMDGFEATKIIKSKYPDLPVVAMTAAAMESDRQKSLAAGMDEHLGKPINQKILFQTIEKFISSKIHDDRAASYNAQNLKGGFPMQLPGLDVQSGLSRLGGNTSLYSRLLKDTVRDFAGTPEKLKHYLDSHNKSDAEALIHTLKGIAGNISATKLYERCSRMVEDIRQDRNITENDLKYLQSALDELKESVLLLKRREKNDRLKEFLPVEELLPRIDEFRQLLMKNSLDAQDYVKYFKNYAGSEYYAEIVQDLMKSMSVFDFREAEKILARLEVHLQQNMDNQV, translated from the coding sequence ATGGTAACTGAACATATCTACAAAGAGCTTTTTGAACTGTCCCCCGACGGTGTTGTTCTCATAGATCCTGAAACTTCTCTGCCTATTGAATTCAATAAGGCAGCTCATGAAAACCTGGGTTATACCAGAGATGAGTTTTTCAGGCTTCGCATAAGCGATTATGAAGCAAAAGAAAGCTCAGAAGAGGTGCAGAAGCATATTCAGAAAATTATTAAAACAGGCATTGATAACTTTGAAACCCTGCATAGAACCAAAACAGGAGAATTACGCAGCTTTCTGGTAACAGTAAAACGTGTCGAGTTTCAGGAAAAAATGGTTTTCTTATGTTACTTCAGAGATATTACAGAGACCAAACAGGCTCAAAAGCAGGCTGTGGAGTTTTATGAAAGGCTTGAGAAAATTGCATCACAGGTGCCGGGTGTAGTTTATCAATACAAGGTTGATGCTGACGGAAAAGGAAGCTTTCCTTACGCCAGCGCCGGCATGAAGGTGGTCTATGGGGTCGATCCTGAGCAGGTTAGAGAAGACGCATCAGCTGTAATGGAGGTCATTGACCCCCGGGATACTCAAGGTGTTGTTGATTCCATTCAAGAGTCTGCAGGAACATTAAAACCCTGGAAAACTGAATACCGGGTTACCCATAAGGATGGAACCCGAAAGTGGCTTATGGGCAGCGCCATACCTCAACGCGATGAGCATGGATCAACACTCTGGCATGGTTTTATTGCAGATATTTCCGAACAGAAAAAGGTGCAGGAGGAACTGGAGATCAAAACCGCAGAGCTGGAAGGTTTTTTCAATGTTTCTCTTGATCTCTTATGCATTGCAGATATGCAGGGCAAGTTTCACAAGCTGAACAAGTCATGGGAAGAAGTTCTGGGCTATGATCTGGATGAGATCAGACAAAAAAATTTTATGGACTTTATACACCCGGAAGACAAGAAAAAAACTATCCAGCAAATGGCTTTGCTGAAAGAAAATAAAAATGTTATTAACTTTGTAAATCGTTTCAGGAAAAAGGATGGCACATATTGCTATATTGAATGGCGTTCGCATCCTCAAGGTAATTTGATATATGCTGCAGCCAGGGACATTACAGAGCGTATTGAAACTGAAGAAGCTCTAAGAATTAAAGAACAGCGATTTCGAGATATATCTCAGGCTGCAGGAGAGTATATTTGGGAGACCAATGTTGACGGAATTTACGTATTTGTCACTGAAAGGGCCAGTCAGGTTTTGAAACGACCTGTTGATGAAATCATAGGCAGTTCACCTTTTGATTTTATACCTGAAGAGGATTCTCAAAATGTAATGAATTTCTTTCTGGACAAGGCTGAAAAAGGTGAGTCTTTTTCAGGTCTTGAGCATAGATCAATGTTGCCTGACGGGAGCTTCATCTGGCAAAGGGTGACCGGAGTGCCTGTTTTTGACAGTGAGGGATTGCTCATTGGATACAGGGGAGCAGCAATGGATATAACCCTGGAAAAAGAAGCCCGGCTCAGCCTGCTGGAAAATGAGCAAAAGTTCAGGGGGCTTTTTGAAATGTCTCCTGTAGGCATTGGTTTAAATGATTTTGCTACAGGTCAGTGGTTTGATTTCAATCAGTCACTTTTAGAGAGTACCGGCTATACAAAAGAAGAGTTCAGAGAGTTGAGCTATTGGGACTTGACTCCGAGGGAGTATGAGCAACAGGAGGCAAAACAGTTAGAGTCTTTGGAAAAGACCGGTTATTTTGGTCCTTATGAAAAGGAATACATCAGAAAGGATGGTCAGCGTTATCCTGTATTGCTTAACGGGATGCTTATTACTGACAAGTCCGGCAAAAAGATGATCTGGTGTATAATACAGGACATTACAGAGCGTAAAGAGTTTGAAGAAGCCATTCTGCGCAAGGAAAAGGAAATTCGAAGTATGACTCAGGCTTCTCTTGATGCGCTTATTGTGATCGATTCAAAAGGAAGGGTGACCTTCTGGAACAAGGCCGCACATAATCTTTTCGGTTATTCTGAAGAAGAAGCTATTGGTAAGGATATTCATGACCTGGTGGCCCTTGAAGCAGATCGAATTAAGGCACAACAGGGTATTCGTGAGTTTGCAGGTAGTGGTCTTGGAAAGGTTGTAGACAATATTATGGAGTTTCAGGCCAGAACCAGGCAAGGAAAAATTATTGACGTGGAAAGATCTGTGGCATCTTTTGAGTTGGATGGTGAGTGGCATGCAGTTGGCAGTGTACGGGATATCTCCGACAGGATAAGAGCAAGAGTTGCCATGGAGCAGGCCAGAACAGCGGCAGAAGATGCCAACAGGGCTAAAAGTGATTTTTTAGCCAATATGAGCCATGAAATACGTACCCCCATGAATGCTATTATTGGTTTGAGCCAGCTTGCCCTGAATACTGAACTGAGTCCCAAACAAAGAGATTATCTGGAAAAGATTGAGACCTCCTCCAGGATGCTTCTCGGGGTTATTAATGATGTTCTGGATTTTTCCAAGATTGAAGCAGGCAGGCTGGAGCTGGAACACCATGAATTCGATCTTGAAAGCTTGCTGGATCAGGTTGCTGTGCTCTTCATAAATTCTACCGAATCCAAGGGACTGGAACTATTTTTTCGCGTGCATCCGGATGTGCCCAGGGTGGTTGTTGGTGATTCATTGCGTATCAAGCAGGTTTTGACCAATTTGATGAGTAATGCTGTAAAATTTACCCATGAAGGTCAGATTGAAATCAAGGTAAATCTGGTCAGCAGAGACAATGAACAGGCAATACTAAGGTTTGCAGTCTGTGATACTGGAATCGGTATCAGTTCAGAGGAGCAGCAGAAATTATTTAAGGCGTTTTCCCAGGCTGACACTTCAACTACCAGAAAATACGGAGGTACTGGACTGGGTCTTATTATCAGTCAGCGACTCGTGGAAATTATGGGGGGTAATATTGAAGTAAAAAGCGAGCCAGGGCAGGGAAGTGTATTTTCCTTTAATGCTCTTTTCAGGGTTGGAAAGGAGGTTGAAGACAGGTTTGACTCTTGCAGTCTGGATGAGTGCAGAGCTTTGATTGTTGACAAAAATGAAACTTCCCAGATTATTTTAAGAGAAATCCTTGAATCCTGGAATTTTTCTACAAAGGCTGCTGCAGATGGAAGACAAGCCTTAAAACTGGTCAGCGATGCTTTGAGTCAGGGAAGGGTTTTTGATGTCATTCTGGTAGATATGAATATTCAGGGTATAAGTGGTCCAGAGACCATCAGGCTGATCCGGGATAAAGAATTGTCCTGGGGAGTCAGACCTCAAGTCTGTATGTTGCTGGCACCATCCGGCAGAAAGGAAGAAGCAGAGAGTTATCTGAGTCTTAACAGGATTGATAATGTGCTTCTCAAGCCATTTACTTCCTCAACTCTTTTTGACGCCATTATGAGCGCAAGAGGAGAAGTGAAGGATGCACAGAAACCCAGCACCATATTTTTTCCTGATTATTATTTGCAGGGCCTTAGTATACTTGTAGTGGAGGACAACGAGATTAATCAACAGGTGGCAAGAGAGATCCTTGAGCAGGCAGGTATTTCAGTACAGGTGGCTGAAAATGGAAAAGTAGCTGTGGACGCAGTTGATGATCACAATTTTGACATTGTGCTTATGGATATCCAGATGCCTGAAATGGATGGTTTTGAGGCTACAAAAATTATTAAAAGCAAATATCCTGATCTGCCTGTTGTAGCTATGACAGCTGCAGCCATGGAGAGTGACCGGCAGAAAAGTTTAGCTGCCGGTATGGATGAGCATTTGGGCAAACCCATCAACCAGAAAATACTATTTCAAACTATCGAAAAATTTATCAGTTCAAAGATCCATGATGATAGGGCAGCTTCTTATAATGCACAAAATCTAAAGGGAGGTTTTCCGATGCAGTTGCCAGGACTTGACGTCCAAAGTGGTCTAAGCAGACTTGGGGGTAACACTTCTCTTTATTCCAGGCTTCTTAAAGATACCGTACGCGACTTTGCTGGCACTCCTGAAAAACTGAAACACTATTTAGACTCTCACAACAAAAGTGATGCTGAAGCTCTCATTCATACCCTGAAGGGTATAGCCGGCAATATCTCTGCAACCAAACTTTATGAGAGATGCAGTCGTATGGTTGAGGACATCAGACAAGATCGAAATATTACCGAAAATGATCTGAAATATTTACAGAGTGCTTTAGATGAGCTCAAAGAGAGTGTATTGCTGCTTAAAAGGCGAGAAAAGAATGATCGGTTAAAAGAATTTCTTCCAGTAGAAGAGCTTTTACCACGAATTGATGAATTTAGGCAGTTATTGATGAAAAACAGTCTGGATGCACAGGATTATGTGAAATATTTTAAAAACTATGCTGGATCAGAGTATTACGCGGAAATAGTGCAGGATCTTATGAAGTCCATGTCTGTTTTTGATTTTAGAGAGGCGGAAAAAATACTTGCCAGATTAGAGGTTCATCTTCAGCAAAACATGGATAATCAGGTTTAA
- a CDS encoding PP2C family protein-serine/threonine phosphatase yields MYKDWRPKILIVDDAAQNLTILGTILKRDYDVVAATSGEEALRIAFGREQPDLVLLDILMPGMDGYEVCRRLKNDSKTESTPIIFVTAKATSEDEARGLSLGAVDYITKPYQVHIIRARVKTQIELFKTRKKLHQANVMLTTELESMNELQKSVLPAEPFKSNHIFAHGVYHLPGVAGGDYFDYVPLADGGLRCVVADVSGHGARAAFIMAMVRTTFRLDNCCTLSLAKLINSLNRQLIHTFGDEGDFVTLFAADFFPQQKEIEYINAGHCPAFFIDENGFNEVDATGPLLGVNEHDYQINVIDGSGLWRMLLYTDGLYESEDIDQGIIGYEAFRDVCQELLIRDDFDVLDLPRKIADSFSGILKVNDDQTALYIRRL; encoded by the coding sequence ATGTATAAAGACTGGCGTCCAAAAATTCTTATTGTAGATGATGCAGCACAAAATCTGACCATTCTGGGTACGATTCTGAAAAGGGATTATGATGTTGTGGCTGCCACGAGTGGCGAAGAGGCACTGCGTATAGCCTTTGGAAGAGAGCAGCCTGATCTTGTTCTGTTGGATATTCTCATGCCCGGTATGGATGGCTACGAGGTTTGCAGAAGGCTCAAAAATGACTCCAAGACTGAATCCACTCCCATTATTTTTGTTACAGCCAAAGCCACAAGTGAAGACGAAGCCAGGGGCTTGAGTCTTGGAGCTGTGGATTATATTACTAAACCTTATCAGGTTCATATAATAAGGGCCAGGGTCAAGACTCAGATTGAGCTTTTCAAGACACGCAAGAAGTTACATCAGGCAAATGTCATGCTCACTACGGAATTGGAGTCCATGAATGAACTCCAGAAAAGTGTCCTGCCCGCGGAACCATTCAAGTCAAACCATATTTTCGCTCATGGTGTTTATCATCTGCCCGGAGTGGCTGGCGGGGACTATTTCGATTATGTACCCCTGGCTGATGGCGGCTTGAGGTGCGTTGTGGCGGATGTATCAGGACACGGGGCCAGAGCAGCATTTATCATGGCCATGGTCAGAACCACGTTTCGGCTTGATAATTGCTGTACTTTGTCCCTTGCAAAGTTAATTAACAGTCTAAACCGGCAACTCATTCACACTTTTGGAGATGAAGGGGATTTTGTGACTCTGTTTGCAGCTGATTTTTTTCCACAGCAAAAGGAAATTGAGTACATTAATGCCGGTCATTGTCCAGCTTTTTTTATAGATGAAAATGGGTTTAATGAAGTAGATGCCACAGGACCGCTGCTCGGTGTTAATGAGCATGATTACCAGATTAATGTTATAGACGGTTCAGGTTTATGGAGGATGTTGTTATATACTGATGGTCTGTATGAGTCTGAAGACATTGACCAGGGGATTATCGGTTATGAAGCCTTTAGAGATGTTTGTCAGGAGCTGTTAATAAGAGATGATTTCGATGTACTGGATCTTCCGAGAAAAATTGCGGACAGCTTTTCGGGCATTCTGAAAGTTAATGATGATCAGACAGCTTTATACATCAGGAGATTATAG
- a CDS encoding anti-sigma factor antagonist (This anti-anti-sigma factor, or anti-sigma factor antagonist, belongs to a family that includes characterized members SpoIIAA, RsbV, RsfA, and RsfB.), whose translation MDFEAREREGVLIVKPLAKRIDSGNAPAFKSGMVDYIIKDEIKVAIDLSDVEFMDSSGLSSLLSTYKTISKKGKMVIFGVRQNVGQLFAITRLDKGIFTIARDEEHALTMFVYDGLRA comes from the coding sequence ATGGATTTTGAGGCCCGTGAACGCGAAGGTGTTTTGATTGTCAAACCATTGGCCAAAAGGATTGACTCGGGCAATGCCCCTGCATTTAAAAGCGGCATGGTGGACTATATAATCAAAGATGAGATCAAAGTGGCCATAGATCTTTCCGATGTTGAGTTTATGGACAGCTCTGGCTTGTCATCTCTGCTATCGACCTACAAAACCATAAGCAAAAAGGGCAAAATGGTGATTTTCGGTGTAAGGCAGAATGTTGGCCAGCTGTTTGCCATTACCAGGCTTGATAAAGGTATTTTTACCATAGCCCGGGATGAAGAGCATGCCCTTACAATGTTTGTTTATGATGGGCTGCGGGCATAG
- a CDS encoding DUF3568 family protein produces the protein MYHLKQKICMGMIVLFCFGLSGCLFALGGAAGGGAALFFKGRLQENISYDFQTTNQAVRQGLSSLTLPLTKDEVDVDSASFESKYPDGTHVWIGTRYIASNTTRVTIRVGVTGDEHRSRQIWDEIRKYLN, from the coding sequence ATGTATCACTTAAAACAAAAAATATGTATGGGAATGATCGTACTTTTTTGCTTTGGTTTATCGGGCTGCCTTTTCGCTCTTGGAGGCGCGGCAGGAGGTGGTGCGGCTCTGTTTTTTAAAGGTCGCCTTCAGGAAAATATAAGTTATGATTTCCAAACAACCAATCAGGCCGTGCGCCAGGGTTTATCCAGCCTTACCCTTCCGTTAACCAAAGACGAGGTAGATGTTGACTCAGCAAGCTTTGAGTCAAAATATCCTGATGGCACTCATGTCTGGATAGGAACCAGGTATATAGCTTCCAATACTACCAGAGTCACCATAAGGGTTGGAGTTACCGGAGATGAACACCGTTCAAGACAGATTTGGGACGAAATCAGAAAATATTTGAACTAA
- a CDS encoding M48 family metalloprotease, which translates to MKQLIKTVESAMDLPVINRRHFLYLSAIAGMGVLAGCAVNPVTGRQELMLMSESQEISIDQQNSPHQISADYGRVQDKTLNDYVSYVGRNVAAQSHRPDMPYSFHALNAPYVNAYAFPGGTIGVTRGILLDMENEAELAALMGHEVGHVAARHTSQRMTRGLLTAVLLSGVTAAVGPDLGDLVSGLGGIGAGALLAGYSRNQEREADSLGLEYMARSEYNPEGFVGLMNMLNEMSGKNENSMAVLFSTHPMSSERYETALNEVSTRYQAQKHTKPIFRERYMDNIAGLRRIAPAVKALQQGDSHMAQRNPDKAKEQYQRALNIAPDDYAGNLKMAKCQLSMEQYQLARRYAARAAEVYPDEPQAVHILGMTSIYTGNFENALNEFNRYHEALPGNPNTIFFQGLSYEGMGRREPSAQKYYEFLQQVNQGDYAAHAHSRLQEWGYLQ; encoded by the coding sequence ATGAAACAACTTATCAAGACTGTGGAATCTGCCATGGACCTGCCTGTTATCAACCGCAGACACTTCCTTTATCTGTCAGCTATAGCAGGTATGGGGGTTCTGGCTGGCTGCGCTGTCAATCCTGTAACCGGCAGGCAAGAGCTTATGCTGATGTCTGAATCTCAGGAGATAAGCATTGATCAGCAGAATTCACCCCATCAGATATCTGCCGATTACGGCAGAGTTCAGGATAAAACTCTAAATGACTATGTATCGTATGTGGGTCGCAATGTAGCGGCCCAGAGCCACCGGCCCGACATGCCCTACTCTTTTCATGCTCTGAATGCTCCGTATGTCAATGCTTATGCCTTTCCAGGCGGAACCATCGGCGTAACTCGGGGTATCCTTCTGGACATGGAAAATGAGGCTGAACTGGCAGCACTTATGGGCCATGAAGTCGGCCATGTGGCGGCAAGGCATACCAGTCAGAGAATGACCAGAGGGCTGCTTACAGCTGTATTACTTTCAGGAGTCACGGCTGCCGTGGGACCAGATTTGGGAGATCTTGTTTCCGGTCTTGGTGGAATTGGTGCCGGTGCTCTTCTTGCAGGTTACAGCCGCAACCAGGAAAGGGAAGCAGACTCACTGGGTTTGGAATACATGGCCAGGTCTGAATACAACCCTGAAGGATTCGTTGGCTTAATGAACATGCTTAATGAAATGTCCGGAAAAAATGAAAACTCCATGGCTGTACTTTTTTCCACCCATCCCATGAGCAGCGAACGTTATGAGACAGCTTTAAATGAGGTCAGCACAAGATACCAGGCACAAAAGCATACCAAGCCCATTTTCAGAGAAAGATATATGGACAATATTGCAGGTCTTCGCAGAATTGCTCCGGCTGTCAAAGCTTTGCAGCAGGGAGACAGCCATATGGCACAGAGAAACCCTGATAAGGCAAAAGAGCAGTACCAGCGGGCATTAAACATTGCCCCTGATGATTATGCCGGCAATTTGAAAATGGCTAAATGCCAGTTAAGCATGGAACAGTATCAACTGGCCAGGCGTTACGCTGCCAGGGCAGCTGAGGTTTATCCAGATGAGCCTCAGGCTGTACACATCCTGGGCATGACCAGTATTTATACCGGGAATTTTGAAAATGCGCTTAACGAATTTAATCGCTATCATGAAGCTCTTCCAGGCAATCCGAATACCATCTTTTTTCAAGGTCTTTCTTATGAAGGCATGGGCAGAAGAGAGCCTTCTGCTCAAAAATATTATGAATTTCTGCAGCAGGTTAACCAGGGTGATTACGCCGCCCATGCCCACTCAAGGCTTCAGGAATGGGGATACCTGCAATAA